From the Butyrivibrio fibrisolvens genome, one window contains:
- a CDS encoding hydrogenase maturation nickel metallochaperone HypA, giving the protein MGIVTHLAKTLDETAIENNLTKIGSVTLQIGEVSGIMTDYFVECWDYFKGRHPVLKDSTLKLEQIPAVTWCNSCKKEYETVKYGRECPYCHSGETWLLKGNECIIKEIEAEGGNNP; this is encoded by the coding sequence ATGGGAATTGTTACTCATCTTGCCAAAACGCTTGATGAAACAGCAATAGAGAATAACCTCACCAAGATAGGCTCAGTAACATTGCAGATAGGCGAAGTGTCAGGAATAATGACAGATTATTTTGTTGAATGCTGGGATTATTTCAAAGGTCGACATCCGGTACTCAAAGACTCTACTCTTAAACTGGAACAGATACCGGCAGTCACCTGGTGCAACTCTTGTAAAAAAGAATATGAAACAGTAAAATACGGAAGAGAATGTCCCTACTGCCATAGCGGCGAAACCTGGCTTTTAAAAGGAAACGAATGTATCATTAAAGAGATAGAAGCTGAAGGGGGCAATAATCCATAA
- the dtd gene encoding D-aminoacyl-tRNA deacylase, with translation MRFVIQVVTDSQVTVDGEVKGKIGKGFMVLIGIGHEDTKEIADVMVKKMLGLRIFADENGKTNLSLDKVDGQLLLISQFTLYADCRHGNRPGFTDAAGPELANDLYEYIISKCKEKVPVVEKGVFGADMKVSLTNDGPFTIVLDSKDLIK, from the coding sequence ATGCGTTTTGTAATACAGGTAGTTACTGATTCACAGGTTACAGTTGATGGTGAAGTTAAAGGGAAAATAGGCAAAGGCTTTATGGTCCTCATAGGAATAGGACATGAAGATACTAAAGAAATTGCTGATGTAATGGTTAAGAAGATGCTAGGTCTTAGAATTTTTGCAGATGAAAACGGTAAGACCAATCTGTCTCTAGACAAAGTAGATGGACAGCTCCTTCTAATATCGCAGTTTACTCTCTATGCAGATTGCAGACATGGTAATCGCCCGGGATTTACCGATGCTGCCGGACCCGAGCTTGCTAACGATCTATATGAATATATAATTAGTAAATGTAAAGAGAAAGTACCTGTTGTCGAAAAAGGTGTATTTGGAGCAGATATGAAAGTAAGCCTTACCAATGATGGCCCATTTACTATTGTTCTTGATTCCAAAGATTTGATCAAATAA
- a CDS encoding acylphosphatase: MIRKEMVFYGGVQGVGFRYTAYHIANSLGITGFVHNEWDGSVKAQLQGDKEQIDLFLDQIGRGRYISIDRIEQRDIPVDEDERTFRIE, translated from the coding sequence ATGATCAGAAAAGAAATGGTATTTTATGGCGGCGTTCAAGGCGTTGGTTTTCGTTATACTGCTTATCATATAGCCAATAGCTTAGGGATTACAGGCTTTGTTCACAATGAATGGGACGGTTCAGTCAAAGCCCAGCTTCAAGGTGACAAAGAGCAGATCGATCTTTTTCTAGATCAGATTGGACGCGGAAGGTATATCAGTATTGATCGCATAGAGCAAAGAGATATACCTGTAGACGAGGATGAACGTACATTTAGGATTGAGTAA
- a CDS encoding class I SAM-dependent methyltransferase, which yields MNKKELDKNSLPPVSNRLKTVADMVPEGSKIADVGTDHGFVPIYLALSHRIEHAIAMDVRKGPLERATLHVEEYGLNDMIETRLSDGLEKLKEGEADTMICAGMGGPLMRKILESNPPRRFGLKTLILEPQSEIMNFRIFLRENGYEIQKEDFLLEDGKYYPVIKAHVIYLEEQDNKDKYCNKTYRDNMTDTSIDTDTGVDTDIKISMLPDSYKDAIFETRKRLKDKNIIVTDSQLVRLCDRFGPCILLSGKADFKSFLVHGNEVCDTILSKIKDAGKSHQGRFDQVSLEQADIKMALHLF from the coding sequence ATGAATAAAAAAGAATTAGATAAAAATAGTCTTCCGCCTGTTTCAAACAGGCTCAAAACAGTAGCAGATATGGTGCCGGAAGGAAGTAAAATAGCGGATGTAGGGACAGATCATGGATTTGTCCCTATTTATCTTGCACTAAGTCATCGTATAGAACATGCCATTGCCATGGATGTACGAAAGGGACCGCTTGAAAGAGCAACTCTTCATGTAGAAGAGTATGGTCTTAATGACATGATAGAAACAAGGCTTTCAGATGGTCTTGAGAAGCTTAAGGAAGGTGAAGCTGATACAATGATCTGTGCAGGTATGGGAGGTCCTCTTATGAGAAAGATCCTTGAAAGTAATCCGCCGCGCAGATTCGGCCTTAAAACTCTTATACTTGAGCCTCAGTCTGAGATAATGAACTTCCGTATCTTTTTAAGAGAAAATGGATACGAGATACAAAAAGAAGATTTTCTCTTAGAAGATGGCAAGTATTATCCTGTGATCAAAGCCCATGTTATATACCTTGAGGAACAGGATAATAAGGATAAGTATTGTAATAAAACTTATCGTGATAATATGACAGACACAAGTATAGATACAGACACAGGTGTAGATACAGATATCAAGATATCAATGCTTCCTGATTCTTACAAAGATGCTATTTTTGAAACCAGAAAGCGCTTAAAAGATAAGAATATTATAGTTACAGATTCTCAACTCGTAAGATTATGTGACCGTTTTGGACCATGCATATTATTATCTGGGAAGGCGGATTTTAAGAGCTTTCTTGTGCATGGCAATGAAGTCTGTGATACAATTTTAAGTAAGATAAAAGATGCTGGGAAGTCTCACCAGGGACGCTTTGACCAGGTATCTTTAGAACAAGCGGATATCAAAATGGCGCTCCATCTTTTTTGA
- a CDS encoding Nif3-like dinuclear metal center hexameric protein, giving the protein MQCRDIIEHLEQLSPVSFASDWDNVGLLAGRREKEVQRIFIALDATDEIVDEAVRVDADMLLTHHPLIFKGIKNVSDSDFIGRRILRLIRYDISYYAMHTNFDVMGMADAAADEMKLEHREVLDVTYEDDLSREGIGRIGDLPSKMSLIECARYVKECFHIGNVRMYGDPAKKIKRVAICPGSGSDVIQNAIDKKVDVLITGDIGHHDGIDAVACGLPVIDASHYGLEKIFIPYMRDFLHRELPGLEVMCAEYKPPYQDI; this is encoded by the coding sequence ATGCAGTGTCGCGACATTATAGAACATTTAGAACAGTTGTCTCCGGTTTCCTTTGCATCAGACTGGGATAATGTAGGACTTCTTGCAGGTCGCAGAGAAAAAGAAGTCCAGAGAATTTTTATAGCGCTGGATGCAACAGATGAGATCGTTGATGAAGCAGTACGGGTAGATGCAGATATGCTCCTTACACATCATCCGCTTATTTTTAAAGGAATCAAAAATGTCAGCGACAGTGATTTTATAGGTCGTAGGATATTAAGACTTATACGCTATGATATCAGTTATTATGCCATGCATACTAATTTTGATGTTATGGGGATGGCAGATGCGGCAGCAGATGAGATGAAGCTTGAACATAGAGAAGTGCTTGACGTCACTTATGAAGATGATCTGTCGAGAGAGGGAATAGGTCGGATTGGCGATCTTCCTTCAAAGATGTCGCTTATAGAATGTGCCCGTTATGTTAAGGAGTGTTTCCATATAGGGAATGTTCGTATGTACGGCGATCCGGCCAAGAAAATAAAAAGAGTTGCCATATGTCCGGGTTCAGGATCTGACGTAATCCAGAATGCTATAGACAAGAAAGTTGATGTGCTCATAACAGGAGATATAGGTCACCACGACGGAATCGATGCAGTGGCATGCGGACTGCCTGTTATAGATGCAAGTCATTACGGACTTGAGAAAATATTTATACCTTACATGAGGGACTTTTTGCACAGAGAACTTCCCGGACTTGAAGTAATGTGTGCTGAGTACAAGCCGCCATATCAGGATATTTGA
- a CDS encoding nucleoside kinase — protein sequence MPTLVIQGERKEYAKGTTFEEIAKEYQVRFTNRIGLVIFNGKIRELFKKVENDGVLSFVTMDDSIGHKTYGRTAIMMLIKAAHDVNPNVRTKVEFTIGYGYYCTFKNKDKEIENVSGDFVKKLQARMEEMRDQALPITKKTYPIDDAMEIFSKQGMIDKVNLFKYRRASEINVYRMDGFCDYFYGYMLPNTSYVEYFKVQKYHAGVLLVLPPASSPNEIRTFDPREKVFEQMILSSNWGHMMGIENVGDLNNAICSGRLSDLILVQEALQEHRIGKIAENIYSSPHVKFVMIAGPSSSGKTSFSHRLAIQLRTHGLVPHQISLDNYFKNREDTPRDEDGNYDFECLGAMDIEQFNEDMTKLLNGEEVDLPVFNFLTGKREYTGNPMKLGEDDIFVIEGIHGLNEEMSYSLPKDSKYKIYVSSLTTLNVDAHNRISTTDARLIRRMVRDARTRGASGKKTISMWPSVRRGEERNIFPFQESADEMFNSAQIYELAVLKNQAEPLLFSITKDDPEYYEAKRLLKFLDYFIGIDSTELPHNSIVREFVGGSIFNV from the coding sequence ATGCCTACATTAGTGATTCAGGGTGAGAGAAAAGAATACGCGAAAGGAACTACTTTCGAAGAAATAGCTAAGGAGTATCAGGTTCGCTTTACTAATCGTATAGGACTAGTGATATTTAATGGCAAGATCCGTGAACTCTTTAAGAAAGTTGAAAATGATGGAGTCCTTTCTTTTGTTACGATGGATGACAGTATAGGACACAAGACATATGGAAGAACAGCTATTATGATGCTCATCAAGGCAGCACATGATGTTAATCCAAATGTACGTACAAAAGTCGAGTTTACAATAGGATACGGATATTACTGCACATTTAAGAACAAGGACAAGGAAATTGAAAATGTCAGTGGTGATTTTGTCAAAAAGTTGCAGGCCCGCATGGAAGAAATGCGTGATCAGGCTCTTCCTATCACCAAGAAGACATATCCTATTGACGACGCTATGGAGATATTTAGTAAACAAGGAATGATTGACAAGGTCAATCTTTTTAAATATCGCAGAGCCAGCGAGATCAATGTTTATCGAATGGACGGATTCTGCGATTATTTCTATGGATATATGCTTCCTAATACATCCTATGTAGAATATTTCAAAGTTCAGAAATACCATGCAGGAGTATTGCTTGTTCTTCCTCCGGCATCAAGCCCCAATGAGATCAGAACTTTTGATCCCAGAGAGAAAGTTTTTGAGCAGATGATTCTGTCTAGTAACTGGGGCCATATGATGGGAATAGAGAATGTAGGTGATCTCAATAACGCCATATGTTCCGGAAGACTCAGTGATCTTATTCTCGTTCAGGAAGCTCTTCAGGAGCACCGTATTGGTAAGATAGCAGAGAATATCTATTCATCTCCTCATGTTAAGTTTGTCATGATCGCAGGACCCAGTTCTTCCGGTAAGACAAGCTTCTCGCACAGACTTGCTATACAGCTTCGTACACACGGCCTTGTGCCTCATCAGATATCACTTGATAATTATTTTAAAAATCGTGAGGATACGCCGCGAGATGAAGATGGCAATTACGATTTTGAATGCCTTGGAGCTATGGATATAGAGCAGTTCAACGAAGATATGACCAAGCTTCTTAACGGTGAAGAAGTGGACCTTCCTGTATTTAACTTCCTTACAGGTAAGCGTGAATATACCGGCAATCCAATGAAACTTGGCGAAGACGATATCTTTGTAATTGAGGGAATACATGGACTTAATGAAGAAATGAGCTATTCACTTCCCAAAGACAGTAAATACAAGATTTATGTAAGTTCGCTTACAACTCTTAATGTTGATGCACATAATCGTATCTCTACCACAGATGCAAGACTCATAAGACGTATGGTTCGCGATGCCAGAACCAGAGGTGCATCAGGCAAGAAGACAATATCTATGTGGCCGTCTGTAAGAAGAGGTGAGGAGAGGAATATCTTCCCGTTCCAGGAAAGTGCTGATGAGATGTTCAATTCAGCCCAGATATATGAGCTTGCAGTTCTTAAGAATCAGGCTGAACCGCTTCTTTTCTCTATCACCAAAGATGATCCGGAATATTATGAAGCCAAAAGACTTCTTAAGTTCCTTGACTACTTTATAGGTATTGACTCTACAGAACTTCCTCACAATTCAATTGTCAGGGAATTTGTAGGCGGAAGCATATTTAATGTTTGA
- a CDS encoding S1 family peptidase translates to MSKNISQQAKKISLSVFLLGIFVFVAIITLQFDDFKEFIGFSKNKGTPMTILDEPDLGASFENAKQTMVQIHIYTDLSGSVYSDASYTSDTDFNTSHTGNADYYTLDSNSQVVDPSITDPSIYGSFGSGCIWEYDENTILVATNYHVISQVVTKNALGYVVFYNGVISEFTVEAFDDDADCAFLSVDSSCMDEDELKQLRCVVPYDSQTTVLSAEEPMFVIHSKEIMRQDLVSGNTTGMIADTSYAGYIMEPSVYVSALLQDMLYCRCSADAGMSGGPTFDAYGHYIGMLTGATDQGETVSVLLSDVEEIYSQIQTGQ, encoded by the coding sequence ATGAGCAAAAATATATCACAACAAGCCAAAAAGATATCCCTGTCAGTATTTCTGCTGGGGATATTTGTATTTGTGGCAATAATCACACTACAATTTGATGATTTCAAAGAATTCATAGGCTTTTCCAAAAATAAAGGAACTCCTATGACTATTCTCGATGAACCTGATCTTGGCGCCTCTTTTGAAAATGCTAAGCAAACAATGGTTCAGATCCATATATATACAGATCTTTCAGGCAGTGTATATTCTGATGCCTCTTATACTAGTGATACAGATTTTAATACCTCGCATACTGGTAATGCAGATTATTATACTTTGGATTCTAATTCTCAGGTAGTTGATCCTTCCATAACAGATCCTTCGATATACGGAAGTTTTGGAAGCGGATGCATATGGGAATATGATGAAAATACTATTTTAGTAGCTACCAATTATCATGTTATATCTCAGGTAGTTACTAAAAATGCTCTTGGATATGTAGTTTTTTATAACGGCGTGATATCGGAATTTACAGTGGAAGCATTTGATGATGATGCAGACTGTGCCTTTTTGTCTGTTGATTCATCCTGTATGGATGAAGATGAGCTAAAACAGCTTCGATGTGTAGTTCCCTATGATAGTCAGACAACTGTATTATCTGCAGAAGAACCCATGTTTGTAATCCATTCCAAAGAGATAATGCGCCAGGACCTTGTATCAGGCAATACGACTGGTATGATTGCTGATACATCTTATGCTGGATACATTATGGAACCATCAGTCTATGTTTCTGCGCTCCTTCAGGATATGCTCTACTGCAGATGTAGTGCAGACGCAGGCATGAGCGGAGGTCCAACCTTTGATGCATATGGTCACTATATTGGTATGCTCACAGGAGCAACAGATCAAGGCGAGACAGTAAGTGTACTGCTTTCAGATGTAGAAGAGATTTACTCCCAGATCCAGACAGGACAATAA
- the hisS gene encoding histidine--tRNA ligase codes for MALIKKPVTGMKDVLPAEMQLRDYVIGVIKETYARYGFTSIDTPCVESLANLNSKQGGDNEKLIFKIMKRGEKLRLAEAKEENDLTDSGLRYDLTVPLVRFYANHANELPSPFKALQMGYVWRADRPQKGRYRQFMQCDIDILGEPSNLAEIELILATTSTLGKLGFKGFQIRINDRRILKDMAAYAGFSEESYDSVFITVDKMDKIGLEGVEAELIENGYSKESVDKYLGLFKGLEVNKGIEGLKFLAETLGDFLEADAKLNLEEIISSVDANKAAEFEIVFDPTLVRGMSYYTGTIFEIAMPQYGGSCGGGGRYDKMVGKFLGQETPACGFSIGFERIIMIMMDEGFKVPGVADKTAYLIEKGISGQMLSDILGQAQEARKNGEQILVVRMNKNKKFQKQALEEQGYNNFKEFYKNPLN; via the coding sequence ATGGCTCTTATTAAAAAGCCCGTAACAGGAATGAAGGACGTGCTTCCTGCAGAGATGCAGCTGCGCGACTATGTAATTGGAGTGATCAAGGAGACATATGCAAGATATGGTTTTACAAGTATAGATACACCTTGCGTTGAGTCACTTGCAAATCTTAATTCCAAACAGGGCGGAGATAACGAAAAGCTTATATTCAAGATCATGAAAAGAGGCGAGAAGCTTCGCCTTGCTGAAGCTAAAGAGGAGAATGATCTCACAGATTCAGGACTTAGATATGACCTTACTGTACCGCTTGTACGTTTTTATGCTAATCATGCCAATGAACTTCCATCTCCTTTTAAGGCACTGCAGATGGGATATGTATGGAGAGCTGACCGTCCTCAGAAGGGAAGATATCGTCAGTTCATGCAGTGTGATATAGATATCCTTGGTGAGCCTTCTAACCTCGCAGAGATAGAGCTTATCCTTGCTACAACATCTACTCTTGGCAAGCTTGGCTTTAAAGGATTCCAGATCCGTATCAATGATAGAAGGATTCTTAAGGATATGGCAGCATATGCCGGATTCTCAGAAGAGTCATATGATTCTGTATTTATTACAGTTGATAAGATGGACAAGATTGGCCTTGAAGGCGTAGAAGCTGAACTTATCGAAAACGGATATTCTAAAGAATCTGTAGATAAGTATCTTGGTCTTTTCAAGGGACTTGAAGTTAACAAGGGTATCGAAGGACTTAAATTCCTTGCTGAAACACTAGGAGATTTCCTTGAAGCAGATGCAAAGCTTAATCTTGAAGAGATAATCTCAAGCGTAGATGCCAATAAGGCAGCAGAGTTTGAAATAGTATTTGATCCTACTCTTGTAAGAGGAATGAGCTATTATACAGGAACTATTTTTGAGATCGCAATGCCTCAGTATGGAGGAAGCTGCGGTGGCGGTGGTCGTTACGACAAGATGGTAGGCAAGTTCCTGGGTCAGGAGACTCCTGCATGCGGATTCTCAATTGGATTTGAGAGAATCATAATGATCATGATGGATGAGGGATTCAAGGTTCCGGGCGTTGCAGATAAGACAGCATACCTTATCGAGAAGGGTATTAGCGGACAGATGCTTTCAGATATTCTTGGACAGGCTCAGGAAGCTCGTAAGAATGGTGAGCAGATACTTGTGGTTCGCATGAACAAGAATAAGAAATTCCAGAAGCAGGCCCTTGAAGAGCAAGGTTACAATAACTTTAAGGAATTCTATAAGAATCCTCTTAACTAA
- a CDS encoding sce7726 family protein, with amino-acid sequence MFYDKDIREPLFDFLEDSFGKVRILEEKRTGSARADVVMITPDFLYGIEIKSDADTYARLEKQVKNYNWYYDRNIIVVGSSHAAHVKEHVPDWWGIITVEADESGAPDFYVMRQAEVNPRVKDKRKISILWRTELNHLLERNDLPKYREKSKLFVQEKLIEKVPGEILWKQAYEKLFERDYNTIAEEIETYRKNRRKA; translated from the coding sequence ATTTTTTATGATAAGGATATTCGGGAACCATTGTTTGATTTTCTGGAAGACTCATTTGGAAAAGTGAGGATTCTTGAGGAGAAAAGAACCGGCAGTGCCAGGGCAGACGTCGTCATGATTACACCGGATTTTCTGTACGGCATAGAGATCAAAAGTGATGCTGATACATATGCCAGGCTTGAGAAACAAGTCAAGAACTATAACTGGTATTATGATCGTAACATTATTGTTGTTGGTTCATCACACGCAGCTCATGTAAAGGAGCATGTACCTGACTGGTGGGGAATTATCACTGTTGAAGCTGACGAGAGCGGTGCGCCTGACTTTTATGTGATGAGACAAGCAGAGGTAAATCCCAGGGTCAAGGATAAGAGAAAAATCTCCATCCTGTGGAGGACTGAGTTAAATCATCTTTTAGAGAGAAATGATCTTCCCAAATATAGAGAAAAGAGCAAGCTGTTCGTTCAGGAAAAGCTCATTGAAAAAGTTCCCGGTGAAATCCTGTGGAAGCAGGCATATGAGAAATTGTTTGAGAGAGACTATAACACAATAGCGGAAGAAATTGAGACATATAGAAAGAATCGAAGAAAAGCATAG
- a CDS encoding nitroreductase family protein, with protein sequence MPERALVEKVIEAGRYAPSGGNNQTTHFIVFSDAEILSDMAGLVCKEFAEMEIAEGMYSSLKNSINAANQTVNKRKDMEVY encoded by the coding sequence ATGCCGGAAAGAGCGCTTGTAGAAAAAGTGATTGAGGCAGGCAGATATGCGCCTAGCGGTGGAAATAATCAGACTACCCACTTCATTGTTTTTTCAGATGCCGAAATTCTTTCTGACATGGCGGGATTAGTCTGCAAAGAGTTTGCAGAAATGGAAATCGCTGAGGGTATGTACTCTTCCTTGAAGAATTCGATAAATGCGGCAAACCAAACTGTGAATAAACGCAAGGATATGGAAGTGTATTAG
- a CDS encoding SCP2 sterol-binding domain-containing protein, with product MKRDTVVTKLRKLAENADVSNVDFLAVQVNLTDQDPGVFYVEVKDHKINIEPYDYHDRNCAISIKSDDFNKLISGKLDPIAAFTIGKLKVDGDVGKALEFSKLLK from the coding sequence ATGAAGCGTGATACAGTAGTTACTAAACTTAGAAAGCTAGCAGAAAATGCCGATGTTTCAAATGTGGATTTTCTTGCCGTTCAGGTGAATCTGACAGATCAGGATCCCGGAGTGTTCTACGTTGAAGTTAAGGACCACAAGATCAATATAGAGCCTTACGATTACCATGACAGGAACTGCGCTATATCAATCAAGTCCGATGATTTTAATAAGCTAATCAGTGGAAAGTTAGATCCTATAGCAGCTTTTACTATCGGCAAACTTAAGGTTGACGGTGATGTAGGGAAGGCTTTGGAATTTTCCAAGCTTCTTAAATGA
- a CDS encoding YbaK/EbsC family protein: MINERVKEFLVSNNLGDRLTEHAETIDTVEHAAQQIGCTKPEIAKTLSFVVDEKPVIVVMAGDGKVNSSKFKSLFHTKPHMIPRDQVESITGFQPGGVCPFAVADDIPIWLDVSMKRFEYVHPAGGNEFTSVKVTPSELEAVTGAEGWCDVCKGWEEDE; the protein is encoded by the coding sequence ATGATTAATGAAAGGGTAAAAGAGTTTCTTGTCTCCAATAATCTTGGTGATAGGCTTACTGAGCATGCAGAGACGATTGATACAGTTGAACATGCTGCACAGCAGATAGGTTGCACCAAACCGGAGATTGCAAAGACATTGTCTTTTGTGGTAGATGAAAAGCCTGTAATTGTGGTAATGGCAGGCGATGGTAAGGTTAACAGTTCTAAGTTCAAATCACTATTTCACACTAAGCCACACATGATACCCAGAGATCAGGTAGAGAGTATCACGGGATTCCAGCCAGGTGGAGTATGTCCTTTTGCTGTGGCTGATGACATCCCTATCTGGCTGGATGTATCCATGAAGAGATTTGAATATGTCCACCCTGCAGGAGGTAATGAGTTTACTTCTGTTAAAGTTACACCTTCAGAGCTTGAAGCTGTTACAGGAGCCGAGGGCTGGTGCGATGTGTGCAAGGGATGGGAAGAAGACGAGTAA
- a CDS encoding flavin reductase family protein, protein MSRVNFGAKPLMYPQPVLIIATYDENGVPNAMNAAWGITTDFKEISISLSEHKTTDNLAKRGAFTVSLATEDQVIPCDYVGIESGRKVPDKFEKAGFHATKSEFVDAPLIDELPVALECKVKSFEDGILIGEIVNVSADESVVTDGAVDITKLKPISFDPFGNGYYGVGEKVGNAFKDGAKLK, encoded by the coding sequence ATGAGCAGAGTTAATTTTGGAGCAAAACCACTTATGTACCCGCAGCCAGTTCTTATCATTGCAACATATGATGAGAATGGAGTACCGAATGCTATGAACGCAGCCTGGGGTATAACCACTGACTTTAAAGAGATTTCAATCAGCCTGTCTGAACACAAGACTACTGACAATCTCGCAAAGAGAGGTGCTTTCACAGTAAGTCTTGCTACTGAAGACCAGGTGATTCCCTGCGATTATGTTGGGATAGAATCAGGAAGAAAAGTACCTGATAAGTTTGAAAAGGCCGGATTCCACGCAACAAAGAGTGAGTTTGTTGATGCACCTTTGATTGATGAACTTCCTGTTGCTCTTGAGTGTAAGGTAAAGAGCTTTGAGGATGGCATTCTGATTGGAGAAATCGTAAATGTCTCTGCAGATGAAAGTGTAGTGACAGATGGAGCGGTTGATATCACCAAACTTAAGCCTATAAGCTTTGATCCATTTGGTAATGGATATTACGGAGTTGGAGAAAAGGTGGGCAATGCTTTTAAGGATGGCGCAAAGCTGAAGTGA
- a CDS encoding nucleoside phosphorylase — protein MKIAVGSCGVLADLPEDAFIVPVKALRAEGTSYHYLPASRYIELDQEPIAAIESSFNKHDLPFVTCTTWTTDGFFRETKDMVRYRLEEGCSVVEMECAALAACCRKRGAKFGQFLFTADSLANVHEYDARSFGTGSHEKALLLGLDVLRDYN, from the coding sequence ATGAAAATTGCAGTTGGTTCTTGCGGAGTTCTTGCGGATCTTCCGGAGGATGCTTTTATTGTTCCGGTAAAGGCGTTGAGAGCTGAAGGTACTTCATATCACTATCTTCCAGCATCCAGATATATTGAACTTGATCAGGAACCGATAGCAGCTATCGAAAGCTCATTTAATAAACATGATCTTCCGTTTGTAACCTGTACAACCTGGACAACAGATGGCTTTTTCAGAGAGACCAAGGATATGGTGAGATACCGCCTTGAGGAAGGCTGTTCTGTGGTGGAAATGGAATGTGCAGCCCTTGCAGCATGCTGCAGGAAACGTGGAGCGAAGTTTGGACAGTTCCTGTTCACTGCTGATTCATTGGCTAATGTGCATGAGTATGATGCCAGGTCATTTGGTACAGGGTCCCATGAGAAAGCATTGTTGCTTGGACTTGATGTTTTGAGAGATTATAACTAA
- a CDS encoding AAA family ATPase, translating into MANLIVVCGPQAVGKMVVAESLRDKLKYNLMINHDSIEISDKIFGFATPAQKEFNAFFREKVFELAVKYDVDLIFTYVTAFELQEERDYLTSLHDLFTKSGGDFYFVELSADLETRLARNETPYRMEKKASKKNVEWSRTNLLDDNKNHRLNSYEGEVWFTNHLKVDNTNLSPEQVADKIIEAFGLTPNEKEEKEYRFGG; encoded by the coding sequence ATGGCAAATCTTATAGTAGTGTGCGGCCCTCAGGCTGTTGGCAAGATGGTGGTGGCAGAGAGCCTTAGGGATAAATTGAAATACAATCTGATGATCAATCATGACAGTATCGAGATTTCTGACAAGATATTCGGGTTTGCGACGCCTGCGCAGAAGGAATTCAACGCTTTCTTTCGTGAAAAGGTATTCGAATTGGCTGTAAAGTATGATGTTGACCTTATCTTTACATACGTTACAGCATTTGAATTGCAGGAGGAAAGAGATTATCTTACAAGTCTTCATGACTTATTTACAAAGAGCGGTGGGGACTTCTACTTTGTGGAGCTCAGTGCGGATCTTGAGACCAGGCTTGCTCGCAACGAGACTCCATATAGAATGGAGAAAAAAGCTTCGAAGAAGAATGTGGAATGGAGCAGAACTAATCTTCTAGATGACAATAAGAATCACAGGCTAAATTCGTATGAGGGTGAGGTGTGGTTTACAAACCATCTTAAGGTTGACAATACAAATCTTTCACCTGAGCAGGTTGCTGATAAGATAATAGAGGCTTTTGGACTAACTCCAAATGAGAAGGAAGAAAAGGAATATCGCTTTGGGGGTTGA
- a CDS encoding helix-turn-helix domain-containing protein produces MDEEYEKIMEIIEMNRFRQRLGLLDYTACWEEPDRVKGLDLEATKKRVCDLIKAKGLKDKTIADKLGITPQAVNKWRHKGSFFVIENLYVLSGLLGVSVDKLLVPVAVKKWEVLIEKR; encoded by the coding sequence ATGGATGAAGAATATGAAAAAATAATGGAAATCATTGAAATGAATAGATTTCGGCAGAGACTGGGACTATTGGATTACACAGCATGTTGGGAAGAACCTGACAGGGTAAAGGGTCTTGATCTTGAAGCTACAAAGAAAAGGGTGTGTGATCTTATTAAAGCAAAGGGGTTAAAAGATAAGACTATCGCTGATAAATTGGGTATTACTCCACAGGCGGTTAATAAATGGCGCCATAAAGGATCATTTTTCGTGATTGAAAACCTTTATGTTCTCAGCGGTCTCTTGGGTGTAAGTGTTGATAAACTTTTAGTTCCTGTAGCCGTAAAGAAATGGGAAGTACTGATTGAGAAAAGATGA